The segment ATCATCGTGTATGCATATTCACCACGGCTTCTGTTAACCATGTCTGCAATGTTCAAGCTGTAGCCAGAAATCGCCATTGTAATCTGTCCAACCATATTTGGTACGTTTTTATGGAAAGCAGCAACTCTCTGCTTGCCTGTGTATGGAAGGTACACATTTGGGAAGTTAACAGAGTTCTTAATATTCCCTGTTTCTAAATAGTCCTTCACTTGACGCGCAGCCATAATAGCACAGTTTTCTTCAGATTCCTGTGTTGATGCGCCAAGATGTGGAACTGGAATGATATTTTTCATTTTCAAAACATTTTCGTTAGGGAAATCTGTAATATATCTGCCGACTTCTCCATTTTCTAAAGCAACAGCCATATCAATTTCGTTCACTAGTTCACCACGAGAGAAGTTTAGAATTTGCACGCCTTCCTTCATAATGCTGAATGCTTCTTTATTAAACATGCCTTTTGTATCATTAGTTAATGGTACATGAACAGTAATATAGTCGCTTTCTGCAAACAGCTGCTCAAGTGTCATAGCACGCTGTACATTTCGAGAAAGATTCCATGCTGTGTCAACAGAAATAAATGGATCAAAGCCGATAACATCCATATCTAAGTCAAGCGCATCATTTGCAACAAGTGCTCCAATTGCGCCTAAGCCGATAACACCTAATGTTTTTCCTTTGATTTCCTTACCAACAAATTGCTTTTTACCTGCCTCAACAAGCTTTGGAATTTGCTCGCCTTCATCCTTTAGGTTTTTCGCCCAAGCAACACCATCAAATAGGTTTCGAGAAGAAGCCATTAAAGAAGTCAGCACCATTTCCTTAACAGCATTGGCATTTGCTCCTGGTGTATTGAAAACAACAATACCTTGTTCTGTGCATTTTTCGACTGGAATATTGTTAACACCTGCGCCTGCACGTGCGATTGCTTTTAATTTATCCCCAAAATCAATTGCATGCATATTATAGCTGCGAACGACAATTGCATCCGGATTTTCACTGTCATTATCAATGATAAAGTTTTCTTTTTTAAACACGTTCAACCCGCTGCCTGCGATATTATTCAAGGTTTTGATTGTTTTCACTTTGTCTAAAAGCGTTGTGCTCATGTAAATTGCTCCTCTTCCCATAAAATAGTTCGCAAAATTCTTTGCGATTTGACCAAAAATAGCCCAAAATCTCTTCTATAAAGAGAAAGAGGCAAAGGAAAAAGAGAAAGCTTTATTCCCTTACCTCTGCCCAGGCGAACGGCATCGACACCATGTGCTCCCCTACGGTTAACCCCGCGTTTCGCCAGTCACACACAGTCTTTTGATTTCTTTTAATTTAACAAATTCCCCTAAAAGATTCAATCATTATTTCAAAATTCTCCAAGTTAATTATTTTCCAAATCTCACGGTACTTTTCTTAAATAATTTTTTCTTTCTATTATTCCTTCTTCCATTCATACTCTTATTCTACTAAAAAAGCTGTACTCCTTTCCCAGCATGGGAAAGACAGGATATTTCTATAGCAGATTAGGCTGCTTTTACTTTTAGTATTTCTATTGCAAAAAAACACCAACTAATTCACTTCTAATGTCTGTTTATAGATGGTTGTCATTAAGGGTCACATAGTGCATGTAAAGTCTAAACAAAGAAAACTAGGACACAATAAATTCTTATTTATTATAATATGCTGTCCTCAAAAATTGGGACCAGCATATTTAATAAATTCTCCTAAAAAGACAGCTTGGCATTTATTGCCCTTTTTGAAAATAGGTTCATTTTGAAAAAAATGCTATTATGATACCAAATGAACTAGGGGGATATGCAAGTTGAAAAAGGTTGTAAATGTAGTTGCAGGAATCATTGAAAACGAACAAGACGAAATTTTATGTGCTCTTCGTTCACCAATAATGTCCTTGCCAAATAGATGGGAGTTCCCAGGAGGAAAAATCGAAGCAGGGGAAAATACCTTTACAGCTATAGAAAGAGAAATTATGGAGGAGCTTGGGTGCACTATTAAGGCAACAGAGGTCTTTCATATAAACACACATGAATATGATTCTTTTACCATTACATTAACTTGTGTGAAGGCAGCTATCGTCTCAGGCACTCCGACAGCTAGTGAGCATGCTAAGTTGATTTGGCTAAAAAGGGATAGCTTGGAGTCATTAAACTGGGCTCCTGCCGATATTCCAGCCGTTCAAGAATTAATGAAGCAATAAACCATTATACTTATTCACACGCTCCATATACATTCCTTCACTTT is part of the Niallia taxi genome and harbors:
- a CDS encoding phosphoglycerate dehydrogenase; this translates as MSTTLLDKVKTIKTLNNIAGSGLNVFKKENFIIDNDSENPDAIVVRSYNMHAIDFGDKLKAIARAGAGVNNIPVEKCTEQGIVVFNTPGANANAVKEMVLTSLMASSRNLFDGVAWAKNLKDEGEQIPKLVEAGKKQFVGKEIKGKTLGVIGLGAIGALVANDALDLDMDVIGFDPFISVDTAWNLSRNVQRAMTLEQLFAESDYITVHVPLTNDTKGMFNKEAFSIMKEGVQILNFSRGELVNEIDMAVALENGEVGRYITDFPNENVLKMKNIIPVPHLGASTQESEENCAIMAARQVKDYLETGNIKNSVNFPNVYLPYTGKQRVAAFHKNVPNMVGQITMAISGYSLNIADMVNRSRGEYAYTMIDIDNEVQGDIIPALEAKIREIEGIVTTRVL
- a CDS encoding (deoxy)nucleoside triphosphate pyrophosphohydrolase, with amino-acid sequence MKKVVNVVAGIIENEQDEILCALRSPIMSLPNRWEFPGGKIEAGENTFTAIEREIMEELGCTIKATEVFHINTHEYDSFTITLTCVKAAIVSGTPTASEHAKLIWLKRDSLESLNWAPADIPAVQELMKQ